A single genomic interval of Egibacteraceae bacterium harbors:
- a CDS encoding DUF5317 domain-containing protein: MVLVLVTVLGAILAGYARGGRLANLGHVALRHGWLVLVSVLPQAVLAAVSATGGPAHALSAPLLLASHAALLAFVVVNRMLPGMLLVFAGFAMNAAVITVNGAMPVSRHALLAVSAGEATSISPGKHRLLAEGDLLTPLADIFAVPMLRTVVSAGDVVLAAGVGILVVNLMLRQAAPSRRRRQPRGGAGQVTARAGDASAAEPVERGDEPLA; this comes from the coding sequence ATGGTGCTCGTGCTCGTCACGGTCCTCGGGGCGATCCTTGCCGGCTACGCGCGCGGGGGGCGTCTGGCCAACCTCGGCCACGTCGCGCTGCGCCACGGGTGGCTCGTGCTCGTCTCCGTGCTGCCCCAGGCCGTGCTCGCGGCGGTGTCCGCGACGGGAGGGCCGGCGCATGCGCTGTCCGCTCCCCTCCTGCTCGCGAGTCACGCGGCACTGCTCGCCTTCGTCGTGGTGAACCGGATGCTGCCGGGCATGCTGCTCGTGTTCGCCGGCTTCGCGATGAACGCGGCGGTGATCACCGTGAACGGCGCGATGCCGGTGTCCCGCCACGCGCTGCTCGCGGTTTCCGCGGGCGAGGCGACGAGCATCTCGCCGGGCAAGCACCGGCTGCTTGCCGAGGGTGACCTGCTCACGCCGCTGGCCGACATCTTCGCCGTCCCGATGCTGCGTACGGTTGTGAGCGCCGGCGACGTCGTCCTGGCCGCCGGCGTCGGCATCCTCGTCGTGAATCTCATGCTGCGCCAGGCCGCACCGAGCCGCCGCAGGCGCCAGCCCCGGGGCGGGGCCGGGCAGGTTACCGCTCGAGCCGGGGACGCGTCAGCCGCGGAGCCAGTCGAGCGTGGCGACGAGCCCCTCGCGTAG
- a CDS encoding histidine kinase N-terminal domain-containing protein: MSPLQELLAERSSLDVRAVDHLLLLLADWQLLADLSFADLLLFVPETGVSPPAYLCAGQMRPYTAQTIYHEDLVGTSFPVRDRPMVGRALAEGRVIRDADPDWSTGVPVREEAIPVRFDGRLIAVVTREANVSTARSPSQLELTYLQSAGELAQMLADGTFPYRGDDPQERELSPRVGDGIMRLNADGVVTYASPNAISAYRRLGSLPNVVGRELSSFDPGHAELAAGLAGGVPVETEIEDQGAVVQRRLLPLIGQGGVVAGLLLVREVTELRRHERALRVKDATIREIHHRVKNNLQTVASLLRLQSRRLRSQEAREALTESVRRISSIALVHETLSQESRQRVNFDKVARRVIDMLSDGLVNPDVPVVFETHGAPGDLPAEVATPLALVLTELLQNSVEHGFPEKGGKVTITFERGPVTLRVLLADDGVGLPEGETLEARANLGLQIARTLVETELGGTFTPSPGAGEGRGLAVELVLPLP, encoded by the coding sequence ATGTCCCCGCTCCAGGAGCTCCTCGCCGAGCGGTCCAGCCTCGACGTGCGGGCGGTGGACCATCTCCTGCTGCTGCTCGCCGACTGGCAGCTCCTCGCCGACCTTTCGTTCGCCGACCTGCTGCTGTTCGTGCCGGAGACGGGGGTGTCGCCGCCCGCCTACCTCTGCGCCGGCCAGATGCGCCCATACACCGCCCAGACCATCTACCACGAGGACCTTGTCGGCACGTCGTTTCCGGTCCGTGACCGCCCGATGGTCGGCAGGGCCCTCGCGGAGGGCCGGGTCATCCGCGACGCCGACCCGGACTGGTCCACCGGCGTCCCGGTGCGCGAGGAGGCCATACCGGTGCGCTTCGACGGGCGCCTCATCGCCGTGGTCACCCGCGAGGCGAACGTCTCGACCGCCCGCTCGCCGTCCCAGCTGGAGCTCACCTACCTCCAGTCAGCCGGCGAGCTCGCGCAGATGCTCGCGGACGGAACCTTCCCCTACCGCGGCGACGACCCCCAGGAGCGTGAGCTGTCGCCCCGCGTCGGTGACGGCATCATGCGCCTGAACGCGGACGGCGTGGTCACCTACGCCTCACCGAACGCGATCTCGGCCTACCGCAGGCTCGGGAGCCTGCCCAACGTCGTCGGGCGGGAGCTCTCCTCGTTCGACCCCGGCCACGCCGAGCTCGCCGCCGGCCTCGCCGGGGGCGTGCCCGTCGAGACCGAGATCGAGGACCAGGGGGCCGTCGTCCAGCGCCGCCTGCTCCCCCTCATCGGCCAGGGGGGCGTGGTCGCCGGCCTCCTGCTCGTGCGCGAGGTCACGGAGCTGCGCCGCCACGAGCGCGCGCTGCGGGTGAAGGACGCGACCATCCGGGAGATCCACCACCGGGTGAAGAACAACCTGCAGACCGTCGCCTCGCTGCTGCGCCTTCAGTCGCGCCGGCTGCGGTCCCAGGAGGCGCGTGAGGCACTCACCGAGTCCGTGCGACGGATCTCCTCCATCGCCCTCGTTCACGAGACGCTCAGCCAGGAGTCCCGTCAGCGGGTCAACTTCGACAAGGTCGCCCGGCGGGTCATCGACATGCTCAGCGACGGGCTCGTCAACCCCGACGTTCCGGTGGTGTTCGAGACCCACGGGGCCCCCGGCGACCTGCCCGCCGAGGTCGCCACCCCCCTCGCGCTCGTGCTCACCGAGCTGCTGCAGAACTCCGTCGAGCACGGCTTCCCCGAGAAGGGGGGGAAGGTGACCATCACCTTCGAGCGCGGGCCCGTCACTCTGCGCGTGCTGCTCGCCGACGACGGCGTCGGGCTGCCGGAGGGGGAGACCCTCGAGGCGCGCGCCAACCTCGGCCTGCAGATCGCCCGCACCCTCGTGGAGACCGAGCTCGGCGGGACGTTCACGCCTTCGCCCGGTGCCGGCGAGGGCCGGGGGCTCGCGGTCGAGCTCGTCCTGCCGTTGCCGTAG
- a CDS encoding WhiB family transcriptional regulator, producing MDWRQHAVCLDEDPELFFPVGTTGLAVEQTERAKDVCRGCDVIDQCLEWALDSNQDAGVWGGMSEEERRTLRRSRQRRRRIAS from the coding sequence ATGGACTGGCGCCAGCACGCAGTCTGCCTGGACGAGGACCCGGAGCTGTTCTTTCCCGTCGGTACGACCGGCCTGGCCGTGGAGCAGACTGAGCGGGCCAAGGACGTGTGCCGGGGCTGCGACGTCATCGACCAGTGTCTCGAGTGGGCGCTCGACTCCAACCAGGACGCCGGGGTCTGGGGTGGCATGAGCGAGGAGGAGCGCCGGACCCTGCGGCGCAGCCGCCAGCGCCGGCGCCGCATCGCGAGCTGA
- a CDS encoding S-layer homology domain-containing protein: MINRALVVLVLSMGLVLAGLPSAASGEPPIPPTVSEHLDGLPLGEDPGTFQQRLRAYREGSGGGDGAPEPSRADEVAGAAAVRSAAVRTPIPFSMVGFAIPPGAEVSFRTSADGREWTPWQWAPAVGNDGGPDPGTAEAQAAAPPETRSEGHWVGRATSLQVRVLNGRPEDVGVDLIDSLGLSRSLPERAADAVRAAVRPAPEPAIAAPGRPRIVSREEWGADESLRKDKPTYASRVRMGVVHHTAGANDYTAAEAPGVMRAVYRYHTVNQGWSDVGYNLLIDRFGTVYEGRAGGLESAVVGAHSRNWNTGSFGVSVIGCFDSQACAGVPGGGGSLPAAAEEALIDVLAWKLDVHSVDVDATITMNNTKVRTLVGHRDIGATSCPGNLLYAKLDAIRERVAARQADQGGVVVDPGATPSVVALREGKLGDEVTLSARLRPPGAWQLEVTDVDGRLVHNASGSGDTAVSRWSGGSGLRPGTYRYAFSSPGRRTATGAFAVEALCGDAFCDIVGSVHREAILRLHERDVVHGCAEGRFCPSGRVTRGQMATMTARALQLTPAGDGHFRDVPAGHPHAAGINALYERGIVQGDGGRFFPDRLVRRDQMATFLRNGLGLTPSGASHFSDVAGNTHEAAINALGDHDIARGDGARRFLPDRPIRRDQIASLLDRALQVAP; the protein is encoded by the coding sequence GTGATCAACCGCGCACTCGTGGTGCTGGTCCTGTCCATGGGGCTGGTCCTCGCGGGGCTGCCGAGCGCCGCCTCCGGCGAGCCGCCGATCCCCCCGACGGTTTCCGAGCATCTCGACGGCCTGCCCCTGGGGGAGGACCCGGGCACCTTCCAGCAGCGGCTGCGCGCCTACCGGGAGGGCAGCGGTGGAGGGGACGGGGCCCCGGAGCCGTCCCGGGCTGACGAGGTCGCCGGCGCGGCCGCCGTCCGCTCCGCCGCCGTCCGCACGCCGATCCCTTTCTCCATGGTGGGCTTCGCGATCCCGCCGGGCGCCGAGGTGAGCTTCCGCACCTCCGCCGACGGCCGCGAGTGGACGCCCTGGCAATGGGCTCCCGCCGTCGGCAACGACGGGGGCCCGGACCCCGGCACGGCGGAGGCGCAGGCGGCGGCGCCGCCCGAGACGCGCAGCGAGGGGCACTGGGTCGGCCGGGCGACCTCCCTGCAGGTGCGGGTGCTCAACGGCCGTCCCGAGGACGTCGGCGTCGACCTCATCGACTCGCTCGGGCTGTCGCGCTCCCTGCCCGAGCGGGCCGCGGACGCGGTCCGCGCCGCGGTGCGGCCCGCGCCCGAGCCGGCGATCGCCGCGCCGGGCAGGCCGCGGATCGTCTCGCGCGAGGAGTGGGGCGCGGACGAGTCGCTGCGCAAGGACAAGCCGACGTACGCCAGCCGGGTGCGCATGGGGGTGGTCCACCACACGGCGGGCGCGAACGACTACACCGCGGCGGAGGCACCGGGGGTCATGCGGGCCGTCTACCGATACCACACCGTGAACCAGGGCTGGTCCGACGTCGGCTACAACCTCCTCATCGACCGCTTCGGCACGGTGTACGAGGGGCGGGCCGGAGGGCTCGAGTCGGCCGTGGTCGGCGCCCACTCGCGGAACTGGAACACCGGCAGCTTCGGGGTGTCGGTCATCGGGTGCTTCGACTCCCAGGCGTGCGCCGGAGTCCCGGGAGGGGGCGGCAGCCTGCCCGCAGCCGCCGAGGAGGCGCTCATCGATGTCCTGGCCTGGAAGCTCGACGTCCACTCCGTGGACGTGGACGCGACGATCACTATGAACAACACCAAGGTGCGCACCCTCGTCGGCCACCGCGACATCGGGGCGACCTCGTGTCCCGGCAACCTGCTCTACGCGAAGCTCGACGCCATCAGGGAGCGCGTGGCCGCCCGGCAGGCCGACCAGGGGGGCGTGGTCGTCGACCCGGGGGCGACGCCGTCGGTCGTGGCGCTGCGCGAGGGCAAGCTCGGTGACGAGGTCACCCTGTCGGCGCGCCTTCGCCCCCCGGGAGCGTGGCAGCTCGAGGTCACCGACGTCGACGGCCGCCTGGTCCACAACGCCTCGGGGTCGGGCGACACCGCCGTCTCCCGCTGGTCGGGCGGCAGCGGCCTGCGACCAGGCACGTACCGCTACGCATTCTCGAGTCCCGGGCGGCGCACCGCCACCGGCGCCTTCGCGGTGGAGGCGCTCTGCGGGGACGCCTTCTGCGACATCGTGGGCTCGGTGCACCGCGAGGCGATCCTGCGCCTGCACGAGCGCGACGTCGTCCACGGCTGCGCGGAGGGCCGCTTCTGCCCGAGCGGGCGGGTGACCCGGGGGCAGATGGCCACGATGACCGCCCGGGCGCTCCAGCTGACCCCGGCGGGTGACGGCCACTTCCGCGACGTGCCCGCCGGCCACCCCCACGCCGCGGGCATCAACGCGCTCTACGAGCGCGGGATCGTGCAGGGGGACGGCGGGCGGTTCTTCCCCGACCGGCTGGTCCGCCGGGACCAGATGGCGACCTTCCTGCGCAACGGCCTCGGCCTGACGCCGAGCGGCGCGAGCCACTTCAGCGACGTGGCCGGCAACACCCACGAGGCCGCGATCAACGCGCTCGGCGACCACGACATCGCACGCGGGGACGGCGCGCGCCGCTTCCTACCCGACCGGCCCATCCGCCGCGACCAGATCGCGTCGCTGCTCGACCGGGCCCTGCAGGTCGCTCCCTGA
- a CDS encoding RNA polymerase sigma factor SigF, producing the protein MSTYNREDTKLLFAELQRTGDQTYREELARLHLPLVEYLAKRFKDRGEPLDDLVQVGSVGLLKAIDRFDLDRGVEFSTYATPTIVGELKRYFRDKGWAVRVPRRLQELSLRLNKIIAQLTQDLGRSPTVSEIAKMAEVTEEEVLEALESGQAYSTTSLDAPSGDDDDAPLRVDRIGQEDFRLENLEYFASLAPLIEQLPERERTILYLRFFKGMTQSKIAEHVGISQMHVSRLLTRILEFLREGMEGDAEY; encoded by the coding sequence ATGAGCACCTACAACCGAGAGGACACCAAGCTGCTGTTCGCCGAGTTGCAGCGCACGGGGGACCAGACCTACCGGGAGGAGCTCGCGCGCCTGCACCTGCCGCTCGTGGAGTACCTCGCGAAGCGCTTCAAGGACCGGGGCGAGCCGCTCGACGACCTCGTCCAGGTCGGCAGCGTCGGGCTGCTCAAGGCGATCGACCGCTTCGACCTCGACCGGGGGGTGGAGTTCTCCACCTACGCGACGCCGACCATCGTGGGAGAGCTCAAGCGCTACTTCCGCGACAAGGGCTGGGCGGTGCGGGTGCCCCGCCGCCTGCAGGAGCTCTCGCTGCGCCTCAACAAGATCATCGCGCAGCTCACCCAGGATCTCGGGCGCTCCCCGACGGTCAGCGAGATCGCGAAGATGGCCGAGGTGACCGAGGAGGAGGTCCTCGAGGCCCTCGAGAGCGGCCAGGCCTACTCGACGACGTCCCTCGACGCGCCGTCGGGCGACGACGACGACGCCCCGCTGCGGGTCGACCGCATCGGCCAGGAGGACTTCCGCCTCGAGAACCTCGAGTACTTCGCCTCGCTCGCCCCGCTCATCGAGCAGCTGCCCGAGCGCGAGCGCACGATCCTCTACCTGCGGTTCTTCAAGGGCATGACGCAGTCGAAGATCGCCGAGCACGTCGGCATCAGCCAGATGCACGTCTCCCGCCTGCTCACGCGGATCCTCGAGTTCCTGCGGGAGGGCATGGAGGGCGACGCCGAGTACTGA
- the rsrA gene encoding mycothiol system anti-sigma-R factor gives MTEPCWEVLAELDVYLDGECGPSFEEAVRRHLDACSPCLDRADFQRELRALIAAKCKDAAPSGLLDRVIDSLTKR, from the coding sequence ATGACGGAGCCGTGCTGGGAAGTCCTTGCGGAGCTCGACGTGTACCTTGACGGGGAGTGCGGCCCGAGCTTCGAGGAAGCGGTCCGCCGGCACCTCGATGCGTGCTCCCCCTGCCTCGACCGGGCGGACTTCCAGCGAGAGCTGCGGGCGTTGATCGCCGCCAAGTGCAAGGATGCGGCTCCCTCGGGACTGCTCGACCGCGTGATCGACAGCCTCACGAAGCGCTGA
- a CDS encoding NAD-dependent epimerase/dehydratase family protein, producing MRVLVTGGAGFIGSNLVDRLLADGHMVTVVDDLSTGKLHNLHQARRNPDLPLDFQRLDITSTALERVVARARPDVVLHLAAQIDVRRSVADPVHDAMVNIVGTVQLLEACRRHEVGKIVLATSGGCIYGEPTLDELPIDESYPGHPHSPYGASKRGVEEYLYTYEALYGLRWTSLALANVFGPRQDPGGEAGVVSMFGGRMLAQEPVTIYGDGEQTRDFVFVDDVVHAFVLAIDRGDGARCNIGTGEATSVNTLFAELADLTGYPRDAEHAAERSGELRHIALDARLAGTALGWKPWTTLREGLVATLDWLRG from the coding sequence ATGCGCGTGCTCGTCACCGGTGGCGCCGGGTTCATCGGCTCCAACCTCGTCGACCGGCTCCTCGCCGACGGCCACATGGTGACGGTCGTCGACGACCTGTCGACCGGCAAGCTGCACAACCTCCACCAGGCGCGCCGCAACCCCGACCTGCCGCTCGACTTCCAGCGCCTCGACATCACCTCGACAGCGCTCGAGCGGGTGGTGGCCCGCGCCCGGCCCGACGTCGTGCTCCACCTCGCGGCGCAGATCGACGTCCGCCGCAGCGTCGCCGACCCCGTCCACGACGCGATGGTCAACATCGTCGGCACCGTCCAGCTGCTCGAGGCGTGCCGGCGGCACGAGGTCGGCAAGATCGTGCTCGCGACCTCTGGGGGCTGCATCTACGGGGAGCCTACGCTCGACGAGTTGCCGATCGACGAGTCCTACCCCGGGCACCCCCACTCGCCCTACGGGGCGTCAAAGCGCGGCGTCGAGGAGTACCTCTACACCTACGAGGCGCTCTACGGGCTGCGCTGGACGTCGCTGGCGCTCGCGAACGTCTTCGGGCCGCGACAGGACCCGGGTGGCGAGGCGGGTGTCGTCTCGATGTTCGGGGGGCGGATGCTCGCGCAGGAGCCCGTCACCATCTACGGCGACGGCGAGCAGACCCGCGACTTCGTGTTCGTCGACGACGTCGTCCACGCCTTCGTGCTCGCCATCGACCGCGGCGACGGGGCCCGCTGCAACATCGGCACCGGCGAGGCTACGAGCGTGAACACCCTGTTCGCCGAGCTCGCCGATCTCACCGGATATCCCCGCGACGCCGAGCACGCCGCGGAGCGCAGCGGCGAGCTCCGCCACATCGCCCTCGACGCCCGCCTTGCGGGCACGGCGCTGGGCTGGAAGCCGTGGACGACGCTACGCGAGGGGCTCGTCGCCACGCTCGACTGGCTCCGCGGCTGA
- a CDS encoding sigma-70 family RNA polymerase sigma factor has protein sequence MATARQQLTDTERHEAFTRDALPHLDALYSAALRFTRNPTDAEDLVQETYAKAYEKFHQFAAGTNLKAWLYRILTNTYINSYRRRQRRPTEVSADAGEDGGFSLYDRIAGATHAPAEVEVLARLTNDEVKQALADLPETFRMAVYLADVEGFRYAEIADIMGTPIGTVMSRLHRGRARLHEALFTYARDRGLLGRADDAEPGERAT, from the coding sequence ATGGCAACGGCTCGGCAGCAGCTCACCGACACCGAACGGCACGAGGCCTTCACCCGCGACGCCCTGCCGCATCTCGACGCGCTCTACTCGGCGGCGCTGCGCTTCACCCGCAACCCCACGGACGCCGAGGACCTCGTGCAGGAGACGTACGCGAAGGCCTACGAGAAGTTCCATCAGTTCGCGGCCGGCACGAACCTCAAGGCGTGGCTGTACCGCATCCTCACGAACACCTACATCAACAGCTACCGGCGCCGGCAGCGGCGTCCGACCGAGGTTTCCGCCGACGCCGGTGAAGACGGGGGGTTCTCCCTGTACGACCGGATCGCCGGGGCGACGCACGCCCCCGCCGAGGTGGAGGTGCTCGCCCGGCTGACCAACGACGAGGTCAAGCAGGCCCTGGCCGACCTCCCCGAAACCTTCCGCATGGCGGTCTACCTCGCCGACGTGGAGGGCTTCCGCTACGCCGAGATCGCCGACATCATGGGCACGCCCATCGGAACGGTGATGAGCCGCCTGCATCGGGGAAGAGCCCGGCTGCACGAGGCGTTGTTCACCTACGCGCGCGACCGGGGGCTCCTCGGCCGCGCGGACGACGCCGAGCCGGGAGAGAGGGCGACATGA
- a CDS encoding Rv3235 family protein, protein MSTLATCEPPEHRPRRRRSERAGPGPNGPAGRGPAPRRPPSRQRRESERLRRLAAGFTQAFLEVESGRRARTQLHPVLCPELALRLADVWVRGGPPGRALRTYGVRVSADRYEAVTLVRRGARYGAVVVALTRTEGAWRVTDAARPEDRVAMTAPLAPAQVDSQHDDTVVGTGPNPSGPLG, encoded by the coding sequence ATGAGCACCCTCGCGACCTGTGAGCCCCCGGAACACCGGCCGCGGCGCCGTCGGAGCGAGCGGGCCGGACCCGGTCCGAACGGACCGGCCGGCCGCGGGCCCGCCCCCCGGCGTCCTCCCTCGCGGCAGCGGCGGGAGAGCGAGCGCCTGCGCCGCCTCGCGGCGGGGTTCACCCAGGCCTTCCTCGAGGTGGAGTCGGGGCGTCGCGCACGCACCCAGCTCCACCCTGTCCTGTGCCCGGAGCTCGCCCTGCGCCTCGCCGACGTCTGGGTGCGCGGCGGGCCGCCGGGGCGTGCGCTGCGCACCTACGGCGTCAGGGTGTCCGCAGACCGCTACGAGGCGGTCACCCTCGTGCGCCGCGGCGCGCGCTACGGCGCCGTGGTCGTCGCACTCACCAGGACCGAGGGCGCATGGCGGGTGACCGACGCCGCGCGCCCGGAGGACCGCGTCGCAATGACCGCGCCTTTGGCGCCGGCGCAGGTTGATTCGCAGCACGACGACACGGTCGTGGGAACTGGCCCCAACCCATCCGGCCCGCTAGGGTGA
- a CDS encoding FAD-dependent oxidoreductase, whose amino-acid sequence MDPTQESLWMATSSGPARPALRGAERYDVAVLGAGITGMTAALLLKREGLRVAVLEAGAVCQGVTGHTTAKVTSLHQLVYAELASRFDDDTARVYGEANEAAIALVALLVADYGIDCAWERRPAVTFTEREDEVDQVRAEAETAARVGLPARLVTDTDLPFPVRAAVQFDGQGQFHPRDYVLGLAEQVAGDGCAVYEHSRVVDVRDGDPCRVETPEGSVEASSVIVATHLPLLDRGLFFAKAHPSRSYALAATVEGPLPDGMYINVEQPTRSVRPYVRGATRMVVVSGEGHKPGEDEDEARHWDALAEWTRRHFAVISVDYLWSAQDYTPVDKIPFVGKVTRTSSNIWTATGFRKWGMTGGTAAAMILADLVAGRDNPWAATFDANRVTPVQSARSFVTENLDVARHFVADRITEPEDAEAAERLGPGEGTVVRIDGTAYAVCRDDDGALYALSPVCRHMGCHVRWNTAERSWDCPCHGSRYTPDGRVIQGPAVHDLEPRELPERGS is encoded by the coding sequence GTGGACCCGACCCAGGAGTCGCTCTGGATGGCGACGAGCTCCGGACCGGCTCGCCCCGCGCTGCGCGGGGCCGAGCGCTACGACGTCGCCGTCCTCGGGGCGGGCATCACCGGCATGACGGCTGCCCTGCTCCTCAAGCGTGAGGGGCTGCGGGTTGCGGTGCTCGAGGCCGGTGCGGTCTGCCAGGGGGTGACCGGCCACACGACCGCGAAGGTGACCTCGCTGCACCAGCTCGTGTACGCCGAGCTGGCGTCGCGGTTCGACGACGACACGGCCAGGGTGTACGGGGAGGCGAACGAGGCGGCCATCGCCCTCGTGGCCTTGCTCGTCGCCGACTACGGCATCGACTGCGCATGGGAGCGCCGGCCGGCGGTGACCTTCACCGAGCGGGAGGACGAGGTCGACCAGGTGCGGGCCGAGGCCGAGACCGCCGCCCGCGTCGGACTGCCTGCCCGGCTCGTCACCGACACCGACCTGCCGTTTCCCGTGCGGGCTGCCGTCCAGTTCGACGGTCAAGGCCAGTTCCACCCGCGCGACTACGTGCTCGGCCTCGCCGAGCAGGTGGCCGGTGACGGCTGCGCCGTCTATGAGCACTCACGCGTCGTCGACGTCCGCGACGGTGACCCCTGCCGCGTGGAGACGCCGGAGGGAAGCGTGGAGGCGTCCTCGGTCATCGTGGCAACGCATCTGCCGCTGCTCGACCGGGGGCTGTTCTTCGCCAAGGCGCATCCCTCGCGGTCGTACGCCCTGGCGGCCACGGTCGAGGGCCCCCTCCCCGACGGCATGTACATCAACGTCGAGCAGCCGACGCGCTCGGTCCGCCCGTACGTCCGCGGCGCGACGCGCATGGTCGTCGTGAGCGGTGAGGGCCACAAGCCGGGTGAGGACGAGGACGAGGCCCGCCATTGGGACGCCCTGGCCGAGTGGACCCGCCGGCACTTCGCGGTCATCTCCGTGGACTACCTCTGGTCGGCTCAGGACTACACGCCCGTCGACAAGATCCCCTTCGTCGGCAAGGTGACGAGGACGTCGAGCAACATCTGGACGGCGACGGGGTTCCGCAAGTGGGGGATGACCGGGGGGACGGCGGCCGCGATGATCCTCGCCGACCTCGTCGCCGGGCGGGACAACCCGTGGGCGGCCACGTTCGACGCCAACCGCGTCACGCCCGTGCAGTCCGCGAGGTCGTTCGTCACCGAGAACCTCGACGTCGCACGCCACTTCGTCGCCGACCGCATCACCGAGCCGGAGGATGCGGAGGCGGCGGAGCGGCTCGGGCCCGGCGAGGGGACGGTCGTGCGGATCGACGGCACGGCCTACGCCGTGTGCCGGGACGACGATGGCGCCCTTTACGCTCTGTCCCCGGTGTGCCGCCACATGGGCTGCCACGTGCGGTGGAACACCGCCGAGCGCTCCTGGGACTGCCCCTGCCACGGCTCCCGCTACACGCCCGACGGTCGGGTCATCCAGGGCCCAGCGGTGCACGACCTCGAGCCGCGCGAGCTGCCCGAGCGCGGGTCCTGA
- a CDS encoding peptidoglycan DD-metalloendopeptidase family protein codes for MHAQPPARRVRPVSAPSPLRRMVAVAVGLLVAALVVGWPASAPARAADPRIEKALEQRRQAQQRLDEVLQRLGDLQASVGAAEAELAQLNAAVTSHRDEAQQATTTVALLAQASYRYGSADPTLSLLTSDSPGQALAQARLLGLLAKQGRASYEAASAARIRTQVAAEEAERVAAVLRGRRNELDRARQEAGVLVAAAERSEQSARSTVAAEQAAAQRAAARATARRTAAAQQRPTRAAPLAVPLPTAVTGGIACPVGQPRSFSDTYGAPRSGGRAHKGTDILAPRGTPIYAYESGRITRFNTSRVGGISLYLAGDSGTQYYYTHLQGYAAGVSAGQRVDAGQHIAANGDTGNARGIPHLHFEVMPGGGGNVNPYPYVRRACG; via the coding sequence ATGCACGCGCAGCCCCCCGCGCGGCGCGTCAGGCCGGTCTCCGCCCCCTCCCCTCTCCGCCGGATGGTGGCGGTCGCGGTCGGTCTGCTCGTCGCAGCGCTCGTCGTCGGCTGGCCGGCTTCTGCCCCGGCCCGTGCTGCCGACCCCCGGATCGAGAAGGCGCTCGAGCAGCGCCGCCAGGCACAGCAGCGGCTCGACGAGGTCCTGCAGCGTCTCGGCGACCTGCAGGCCAGCGTCGGCGCCGCCGAGGCGGAGCTCGCCCAGCTGAACGCCGCGGTGACGAGCCACCGCGACGAGGCGCAGCAGGCGACCACGACCGTGGCGCTGCTCGCGCAAGCCTCCTACCGGTACGGGAGCGCCGACCCGACCCTGAGCCTGCTCACGAGCGACTCGCCCGGCCAGGCGCTCGCCCAGGCGCGGCTGCTCGGCCTGCTCGCCAAGCAGGGCCGGGCGAGCTACGAGGCGGCGTCGGCCGCGCGCATCCGCACACAGGTCGCCGCGGAGGAAGCCGAGCGCGTGGCGGCGGTGCTCCGGGGACGCCGCAACGAGCTCGACCGGGCGCGGCAGGAGGCCGGAGTGCTCGTGGCCGCCGCGGAACGTTCGGAGCAGTCGGCGCGCAGCACCGTCGCGGCCGAGCAGGCCGCCGCCCAGCGCGCGGCCGCCCGGGCGACCGCGCGCCGCACCGCCGCCGCCCAGCAGCGGCCCACTCGCGCGGCGCCCCTTGCCGTCCCCCTGCCCACAGCGGTCACGGGCGGGATCGCCTGCCCGGTGGGCCAGCCCCGCAGCTTCAGCGACACCTACGGGGCGCCGCGATCGGGTGGCCGGGCGCACAAGGGCACGGACATCCTCGCACCGCGCGGCACGCCCATCTACGCCTACGAGTCGGGCCGCATCACCCGGTTCAACACGAGCAGGGTCGGCGGGATCTCCCTGTACCTCGCGGGCGACAGCGGCACCCAGTACTACTACACCCACCTCCAGGGCTACGCGGCTGGGGTGTCAGCGGGCCAGCGGGTGGACGCCGGGCAGCACATCGCCGCCAACGGCGACACCGGCAACGCCCGCGGCATCCCCCACCTGCACTTCGAGGTCATGCCCGGCGGCGGCGGCAACGTGAACCCCTACCCCTACGTGCGCCGGGCCTGCGGCTAG
- a CDS encoding sigma factor-like helix-turn-helix DNA-binding protein, producing MDERPSRPASGRRAEDAALRDLRGKLSGVLRRLPDIERRVVELRMGLDDGTPGKPGEVAEALGLTIGEVKKIEARAFSRIREVGPIKGLERFLER from the coding sequence GTGGACGAACGACCTTCCCGCCCCGCCTCCGGCCGCCGCGCCGAGGATGCGGCGCTGCGCGACCTGCGGGGCAAGCTCTCGGGGGTGCTGCGGCGGTTGCCCGACATCGAGCGGCGGGTCGTCGAACTGCGCATGGGCCTCGACGACGGCACGCCCGGCAAGCCCGGCGAGGTCGCCGAAGCGCTCGGGCTCACGATCGGCGAGGTGAAGAAGATCGAGGCGCGGGCCTTCTCGCGGATCCGTGAGGTCGGGCCGATCAAGGGGCTGGAGCGCTTCCTCGAGCGGTAG